The following coding sequences are from one Salvia hispanica cultivar TCC Black 2014 chromosome 3, UniMelb_Shisp_WGS_1.0, whole genome shotgun sequence window:
- the LOC125217127 gene encoding 60S ribosomal protein L22-2 yields MSKGAAVAGAKGGKKKGATFVIDCTKPVDDKIMEIASLEKFLQERIKVGGKAGALGDSVTVTREKSKITVTADSAFSKRYIKYLTKKYLKKHNVRDWLRVIASNKDRNVYELRYFNIAEQEGEEED; encoded by the exons ATGAGCAAAGGCGCGGCGGTGGCGGGGGCCAAAGGCGGGAAGAAGAAGGGGGCGACCTTCGTTATCGATTGCACAAAGCCGGTCGACGATAAGATTATGGAGATCGCCTCGCTCGAAAAGTTTTTGCAGGAGCGAATTAAGGTCGGCGGAAAAGCCGGAGCTCTCGGGGACTCCGTCACTGTAACTCGTGAGAAAAGCAAGATCACCGTCACTGCTGATTCCGCTTTCTCAAAGAG GTATATCAAGTATTTGACTAAGAAATACTTGAAGAAGCATAATGTCAGAGATTGGCTTCGGGTGATCGCTTCCAACAAAGATCGGAATGTTTATGAACTGCGCTACTTCAACATTGCCGAGCAGGAGGGCGAGGAAGAAGATTAA
- the LOC125212271 gene encoding caffeoylshikimate esterase-like — MDVQYHEEYVKNSRGVQLFTCRWLPLSSPKALVFLCHGYGMECSNFMKGVGEKLARHGYAVFGIDYEGHGRSMGARCYIKRFDNIVHDCSNHFKSICAQEEYREHRRFLYGESMGGAVALLTHKKDPSFWHGAVLVAPMCKISEKVKPHPIVISMLTQVEDVIPKWKIVPTKDVINAAFKDPTKREEIRCNKLIYQQKPRLKTALEMLRTSMDLEDSLNEVTLPFFVLHGEADTVTDPEVSRALYQRASSADKTMKLYPGMWHGLTAGEPDDNIEVVFSDIISWLDRHVDAPLVPPSAKAVVAVTVQKKPPKARSRMRYLCGLKGRSLCHHSST; from the exons ATGGATGTTCAGTATCATGAG GAGTATGTAAAGAACTCCAGAGGTGTGCAGCTTTTCACTTGCAGATGGCTGCCTTTGTCTTCTCCTAAAGCTCTGGTTTTTCTCTGCCatg GTTATGGCATGGAGTGTAGTAATTTCATGAAAG gTGTAGGGGAGAAGCTTGCGAGGCATGGATATGCCGTGTTTGGAATTGACTACGAGGGCCATGGCCGGTCAATGGGCGCTCGCTGCTACATCAAGAGGTTTGACAACATTGTACATGATTGTAGCAACCATTTCAAGTCAATATGTG CACAGGAAGAGTATAGGGAGCATAGAAGATTCTTATACGGGGAGTCGATGGGCGGGGCAGTGGCGCTGCTGACTCACAAGAAGGATCCTAGTTTCTGGCACGGCGCTGTTCTTGTTGCTCCTATGTGTAAG ATCTCGGAGAAGGTGAAGCCACACCCTATAGTTATCAGTATGCTAACCCAAGTTGAAGATGTGATACCTAAGTGGAAGATAGTCCCAACCAAAGATGTGATCAATGCAGCCTTCAAGGACCCTACAAAGCGCGAAGAG ATTCGTTGCAACAAGCTGATATATCAGCAGAAGCCTAGGCTGAAGACCGCGTTGGAAATGCTCCGGACTAGCATGGATCTTGAAGATAGCTTGAATGag GTGACACTGCCGTTTTTCGTGCTGCACGGGGAGGCGGACACGGTGACTGACCCGGAGGTGAGCCGGGCGCTGTACCAGCGGGCCAGCAGCGCGGACAAGACCATGAAGCTTTACCCGGGGATGTGGCACGGCCTCACAGCAGGGGAGCCGGACGACAACATTGAGGTGGTTTTCTCGGACATCATATCATGGCTCGATAGGCACGTTGATGCGCCCCTTGTGCCCCCGAGCGCCAAGGCTGTGGTGGCGGTCACGGTGCAGAAGAAGCCGCCTAAAGCGCGGTCGCGGATGAGGTATCTATGTGGCTTGAAGGGCCGGAGTTTGTGCCACCATTCATCCACCTAG